From the genome of Candidatus Poribacteria bacterium:
AAGGTAGCGATGTTAGCCGTTGTTATTGTGGACACATGGATGTGGTCTCCATTCATGATGTTGATCGCCTTGGCAGGATTGAGCGCGGTCCCGAAATCTCTCTACGAAGCTGCTGATGTCGATAGAGCGTCCGCTTGGTTCAAGTTTCGATGGATTACCCTTCCGTTAGTATCCCCTCTTTTACTGATCGCCCTTCTGTTCAGGACGATGGATGCCTTCAAGATGTTTGACATCGTCTATGTACTCACACGTGAAGGGGGACCTGGTACTGCTACAGAGACTGTATCAATGAACCTTTATAAACTCGCCTTTCGCAACTACAATACCGGTAAAGCGTGCGCGATGGCGTATATTCTACTCATTATTATTGTTGCGCTGAGCAATATCTACGTAAAGTACCTTAATCGCGTTAAAGGAGACACACAGGAAACCTAATGCGAAGCCGAAAAAACTTTGTCCACTACGTTATATTGGGGTTTATCGCTGCGGCTGTGGTTGTCTACATCACCCCGATTTATTGGATTTTGGCGACATCTCTAAAGCAATCGACAGATATTACCACAAAACTTCCGAAGTTTGTTTTTGAAATATCGTTAGAGAACTATCAGAAGTTGATGCCGTCAGAGGGTGTGGCAGATGTAACATATCTGTTTTTAGGAGTGGTGCTTGTCGGATTATTGCTGTTCGGTTTTTTCTCCCTATTTACTGTGAGATTACCCCGTGCCTTGTCGCTCCGAAATCTCGGCTTAATCTGGAACGGCATCTTCGTTTTAACGTGTCTCTATAGCTTTCTGACGCTGCAACCGCTGCAAAGTCGTCTCCAAACGGATGCCCGTTTCAACTTCCTATTACTCATCGCCTGCACAATTATAGCGTATCTTTTGATTGCACCGTGGAGAAAAACTGGTGGACTGACATCGCAAACGATAAAAAAACAGCGACTCACCCTTGTGTTGCCAAGCGTTTTCGGGACGATAGCAATTTGTGTCGTCCTGGCAAATGGTGGGTCCAAGTATTTTTATCAGCTGCTCAATAGCATTATTATCGGTGGGGGTAGCACGATTCTTGCTGTAGGACTCGGAACACTTGCAGCTTACGCCTTCTCCCGATTCGACATCGCTGGCAAGGACGATCTCCTCTTTTTTATCCTCAGTACACGCATGCTCCCACCTGTTGTTGTTGTGATCCCAATCTATCTGATGTACAGCGCTCTTGGGTTACGGGATACACACTTCGGACTGATTTTGCTTTATACTACCTTTAATGTTTCATTTGCGGTGTGGCTCATGAAGGGGTTCATTGATGAAATTCCGAAGGAATATGAGGATGCCGCGCTTGTTGATGGCTACTCTCGGTTCCAAACCTTCATGAAGGTGATCTTACCGCAGTCTGTCACAGGCATTGCTGCGACTGCTGTGTTCTGTCTCATTACAGCGTGGAACGAGTTCGCGTTTGCTCTGGTTCTTACAGAGGTCGGCGGTAGAGCGGTGACCGCGCCCCCTTCAATTACGAGTGCGACGGGTTCTACTGGCATGGATTGGGGAAAAATTGCCGCGGGAACCTTTGTTTTTCTCCTGCCCGTTGCCGTTTTCACCTTCCTAATGCGAAGTCACCTCCTGCGCGGCGTCACATTCGGCGCAGTAAAGAAGTAAGCATTTCTTTTCTGTAGGAGCGAGTTTTACTCGCGACCCTTACCAACAACTGGCAACCTAAAACCCTGAAACCTTATCGAAATTTGACTTCCGCAATCGGTTTCTGTTATACTTACTGCAAGCAACAGAGGAGGGCGCAAAATGAGCAATCATGCACTAAAACTCACCGATGCAGAGATGCGGGATTTCATCATCAACGGGTACGTCAAGGTAAAAGTTGATTTCCCGCCGAGTTTTCACGAGAACGTTTACCAACAACTCGACGAAATGTTTGAAGGGACGGGTAATTTGGGAAACAACGTCCTACCACTCATCCCCGAAATTCAGGAGGTCTTTGATCATCCTGTTGTTCACGGCGCGATGCAAAGCGTGCTCGGTGAAGATTACGCGATGCACTCACACCGATACTGCCATTTCAACCAACAGGGCAGCGAAGGTCAGAATTTCCATAAGGATAGTTACGAAGGGGACGAGCAGATCCGACGCCACCGATGTCGTTGGACGATGGCGTTCTACTATCCGCAGGATGTCACCGAAGATATGGGATC
Proteins encoded in this window:
- a CDS encoding carbohydrate ABC transporter permease, whose translation is MPSEGVADVTYLFLGVVLVGLLLFGFFSLFTVRLPRALSLRNLGLIWNGIFVLTCLYSFLTLQPLQSRLQTDARFNFLLLIACTIIAYLLIAPWRKTGGLTSQTIKKQRLTLVLPSVFGTIAICVVLANGGSKYFYQLLNSIIIGGGSTILAVGLGTLAAYAFSRFDIAGKDDLLFFILSTRMLPPVVVVIPIYLMYSALGLRDTHFGLILLYTTFNVSFAVWLMKGFIDEIPKEYEDAALVDGYSRFQTFMKVILPQSVTGIAATAVFCLITAWNEFAFALVLTEVGGRAVTAPPSITSATGSTGMDWGKIAAGTFVFLLPVAVFTFLMRSHLLRGVTFGAVKK